The stretch of DNA cagagcgagggcgacacCAGGCGCGCTCGGGAGAAGAAAACCGAAGAGAACGGCAGCaacgcgagccgcggcgagtgcgcggcgggcgcgcaagcggcgcgaggcagagagcccGACGAAGACAGCTCGGAGCTCGCTCTGcccaggcgcggcgacagggacgaggcagaagacagcgacgacgcggccgcgtctgcgggcggcgacggcaccTGCACGCCGGCCGAATGACATGAGGGCATGCGGAAGTGACAGCCGAAGGGGATCGGACACGGGGgcgacgacagaggcgacCCGTGCGCACCGCCCACGTGTCTGTGTTGTACAGGCCAGCGACCATccgaagaaagcgagagcagcgacgagaaggaCTGCGGAGAGGAGCCTCTCGAGCGAACGAAGGCTGGCGAATACGTTGAGGACGTGAGGCGCGCCCAGGCACCCTGCGGGTGGATCCTCGGGACGGGCAGGTCGTTCAGGCACCCGACAATGGGCGAGCGACACGAAAAAGACTGCCGACGAGAGAGCTGGCTGGGGGAGAAAAACTGGTCCTCCGAACCGCTCGACGAGTCGCTCCGGGGCCGttgagacgcagagaaggcaaCGTCCAGAGCCCACGACACCGGGGGGGGgctcggcgtgcgcgcgcaAACCGGCGGCGACGTAAACAGGGAGGAaaccgaagaagacgacgagagcgagaagggcggcggGTCATAGGCgaccgacggcgacggcgacggcgacggcgacggcgacggcgaacgcagcagcgccgacggCCTGGTCCTGTCTGTGAGCGGCGAACTCGAGGCCGGACAgaccgcgagagagagcgccaagagacacagcagccgcggcgcgcagcgccactcggcacgccgcgcgacgaaGCACCGCGtcgaaggccgcgaaggcgggaaAGGAACGCAGGCTAGGCGCTCCCGGCAGAGAGCCCGAGAgcgggcaggcgcgcgcggtcgcggcgaagcgagcggcgctcgcgcaggcggcagccacgTAGCTGAGTCGGCAGAGAAGCTCGACAGAGGaaacgcgctgcagcggcggcgcgggagcagACCCGTGCTAGACGGGAGAGGgttctcgccgcgctcggctgaggcgcagcagggcggcAGACCGCCCGGGTGGCCTTCGCTGAACCCGgcagccgacgcaggcggctgctgaGCGCGTAGAACCGGACCAGGGCACGACGTCGGCCGCAtcctgcctcgccgcttCTCCAGTCTCTCCCTGCCTTGCCGCAGAGACTgggcgctctccgccgcccctgcccgcccgccctctctctttttGACGCTCGACCCCAGTCGCTCCATCTGTTCACCGGCGCTCAGAGTACGCTCACACACAAGCGACGAGCTGGCAAGCGAGCGCACGCGCCCTGGTGCGAAAGGCGCACTCTGAGGCGCTTCAAACCCgtacacacacgcgcgcctACGTAGGTAGGCAGCACACAagtgggcggcgcgagggaagAAAGTTCAAAGAAGCagtgctgcgcgcgtctACACGTTTTTCTACTGATGTGTGCGTGCGGAGTCCtggggagacgccgccgggGCCAGTTACGCACACGTGGCTTGGTCTCGCGCATCGATCTGCATCTGCGCCAATCCCGCACACAAACCATTCAGAGTAGACTTGCTCACACTCGCACTCGAGAAAAGGGCGGTGGAGTGCAGAAAGTTTTTCTCGGGGAAGCGAGCGGCCTGAGAGACACGCAGTtggagcgcgcggagagacaacTCGGCGGGCTCGGCGGAGAGCAAGTCGGCAGCCACAGAGAAATCGCGCAAGGCTTTCAAACGCCTTCAACGCCCGCTGATGACCGCCTCGAGGctggagagaggaaacgggGCAGACTGGAGACAGTTCCAGTgaacgcagcgcgccgcacgGCTCAGCGGAAAGGAGACGCAAGGCCCCCCGACGGgtaggcggcgcgcgccaggcAACGCGACCTTTCGAGCGAAGGGACACACAGAGAAAAAGACTCAgagacggagagacagagctACACGGGACGCCGCTCGAGGCGGTAAGAAGTGATGCGGCTCTTTCGGCAGCCCGGCGGTCGAAAGTGAGGGAGGCAAacgcggctgtctctcacgcctctcgagcgcgaggccgtgCCTCCGCCGGAGGAAAGTTCTTTCGCAGTCTCTCCATggaggcgcatgcatttGGGCAGGCCGTGTCTCGTCGCAGTGGCGCTGGAGATTCTCACTCTAAAGAATGCCCCGACCGTCTATTTTCTTTTCGAAGGCGGCCTTCGAGCTGAAGGGAcgcgctgcgtccgcgcttCGGTGTTTGGCGGTTTTCTTTCCAGCATCAACGCGCCTCAGGCCCCAGGAGCCAGTcgaaggccggcggcggagctcagGGACACGCCGAGTCCTCTTcacgagaaaaaagaggcgGGGCCAAGGCACAGGGAGAAAgaagggagacgaaggaTGGCGGTCTCAGCGCGCCTTAGAGTCGGTTTTCTCCAGGcctcttccctctctgccCTCCCGatgcctcggcgtcctctgccggcgccgccctctgctcgcagcgctcgctgggctctctctcctccgtttttcgcgtcttcccGATCTGCTcgggcgtcgtcttctggtAATGCTTTTTACGCTCCAGTTcagccctccgcggcgccaggctcttcttcgcgcccgccttcgcctgcgtcgaccggccgtccgccgtcgcctccgcacgTGTCGCTTGcgtcgcttttctctctctctgcgccgcgcctcgcggtgcGACGTCTCAAGCCTGTCGGGCGCAAGCGAATGAAGGAGACACTCCTCGTGGGAAGGAAACAGAAGACGAAAACCGTGCTGCTCCCCCCCTACGTCGCCCCCAGAGTAAGGCTCCAGCGTGGTCAGCCTGGCGAAGCGCAAAATCAGCAGCCAGCGACAGACAGGACAGCGAGAAAGGCGTATcgggcgctcgccctcgcgagAGACTCTtccccgcggctctctcgcagTTTTGGGTCAGTGCTATTTCGAGCCCGAAAGCTTTCTTGTTAGCAGGACAGCAGGATTGCCTGATTCTGGTAGCCGAGCCGGGCCTACACGGAGGCGAccagcctcctccgcgagcctCTGAAGTGTCATCTGCgttcgtcgtcgcgctgTAAAGAGGTGCTTGCGCTGCGTGATTcgtccttcctctctgctttcAGCGCAGCTGTCcaaggccgctgcggctcgcgtcaGGTCTCGTTTCCTGGACGCCTTCCCGGCTGTATGCAGGGTCCCAGCAGTGGCGGCTAAACTCTAGAAGAGCCGGGTACTATCCACACATACCAGGGggcgtgtctgtctgtctgcccAGCTGGGGTCTTCAGTCGACTCCCcgtcggcgcgtgcgcggtgcgtcgctgtcgcttccCCTTTTCTCTTTTGCACTGGGTTCCGCTGTGTCGTCTGCGTGCTTCAGGaactccgcgtcttcttccgcgtggACTACGCCACCTGTATgcgggcctgcggcgtgcgGACGCCGGAGCCGCACCGCTATCTGTGGCGAGACGAGTCGGGCGACCGGCAGTTCGAGTGCGTCAACAAGAGCAAAGTTCTCGtgcccttcgccgcagctgcccaCGCCTGCAAACTCTTCCAGCTCCACCCCGTCCTCGTCGACCCCGAGCCCGACTGGCCTTCGTCCTTTTCcttccccgcggcgcctgaggctgctgcgtcgtctgccgcgtcgtctgAGGCCGAGCGGACGCCGGTTGTGGTGTTGTTAGGGCACATCAACCACGGGAAGACGACGCTTCTGGATCGTCTCTCTGGAACGCTCGTCGCGCCGttcgaggccggcggcatCACGCAGAACCTGACGGCAGTCACGGTGAAGGTGCCAGGCGCGGGAGAGCACGCGCTTGCGGGGGGCGGGACGCCGCCGTCTGTCCCTGCGGAGCCGGCGgacggctggcggcggctgaCATTCATCGACACGCCGGGCCACGCGACGTTTGGCGCcatgcgcgggcgcgcgagtgccTGCGCAGACCTTGCCTGCGTGGTGGTCGACCTCGTCGAGGGACGTAGAGTGCAGACGGAGGAAGTactgcgcctcgcagacgaGTTCGACCTCCCGCTGGTTGTCGCGATCAACAAAATCGACAGAttccgcgcaggcgcagacggcgcaggcctcgaggcgagcgacgaagTGAAGCTTCTCAagctcgagctgcgcgcgcgatgCCGGAAACTCAGGGAACAGGGCTTCTTGAAGAGGGACTTCGACCGGGAGATCGTGGACGCCGTATGCGTCTCGGCGCTCTACGGCGACGGCATACCGGTAAGCAACCGGCAGACAGAACCCCACAAGGAAcacgaagacgcagcggcgactgGGAACCACCGCTGCGTCAGCgacccccccttcccccccttctATTCAGTGAcggtctgcgtctctgctgcgcgcgacgccgctctctctggcgctcgCTTACGAGGACGGAGTGCATGTCCACGTTGTCGACGTCGTTTGTCGCATTTGCTGTCCTCTGGAGACGCGAGGTGCGGCGTAGCTCGCTGTGTAATCCACGCAGCCCTGCTACCTGACGAGGCCCGCGTATGGTCGCAGGCCTACGACAATCCACCTCGCTCTTAACACTCCCTActcaggcgctgcgcgatATAATTACACATCAGTGTATACATAAATCTAATCCTAGGTACATGCATATTCACTTGACAGGTCCTCCGGCAGGTCTGGAGGTTCAGTCTTTGTTGGATGCAGCCGGTGCCCCTCGGATTTTCGTGTAGACCGCGGCGTCCCCACAATTGGGCTCTACGCCTTTCTGGTTTGAAGCTCCACGCGATCTTGCTAGCAGACCGGCAGCAGAACACAGGGATGGCCAGTTCGTCTCGCGCCCTCAAGCCTCCGTTATCTGGTGCCCTTCCTAGCCCTGCGGCTTCTGGGCTTCGAGTTTGAGTGCTCAGCCTTGAAGTTGCTCTGCCGGACTTTCGGTGTGTGTTTCGTCgcccgtcttcctcttcaggaCCTCGTCCAGCGGCTGCTTGACGTGACGCGGTCATTCCCGGTCGGTCCTgcgactcgcgcgccgccgcccccgtcgCCAGGTCTGCCGGCTGCCtcagctgcttcgccctctgccttgcggacgctttcttctctctcgctctcgccgggagcagcggcgctgcatgcgaagcACAAACGTCGCTCGGACTGCCTCGTTGAGGCGGAAGTGCCGCCCTCCGCAATTGGGATCATTCTCGAAATCGGAAAAagcagcgaccgcggcgtCCTCTACACGGTCCTCGTTAAGCACGGCTACTTCGCCGTCGGTCAGTCCTCAAAATCTTATTCTAGTCAGCCAGAGCGAGCCTAGAGTTTTGATCGCGGAGAACGCGTGAAAAAACGTTCGTGGCCCTATCTTCCTACTGGGGAGCTAGCTGGTCACACTCTGTGACCTATACAGACGCGCACTTGTCCATGTTCCGGTAGAGGAAGGGCTTTGTTGGAAACACGTTTGTATTGGTATGCGGATACATGCGCAGCTCTATCTCCCCAAACCTCCCCTCGCGGGCGTTGTCATGGTGCCGCTGCACATGCATAGCGTTGTATGATGTAGTGTATATCATCCTCCCGGACCGGAGGTATTCCGCCGGTGGAAGATTTATGGCTGGTgactggctgcggcgctgcacgcgACCGTGCGAAGTTGACGAGGCAACCAATGGCGTTCTGTATCATTGAAATCATATATATTCATGCATGGCACATCCCGTCCAACTGTGCGAAGACACGTGCGCATCGGTCCCCTGTTCTCTGTTTCGACTCGGGGCGAGCATTCGCGCATACCCTGATCCATAAGCGAGCTCCTGTGCGTgaatgcatatacatatatatatatatatatgaatatacgTAGTTTAGTGTGCGTTTTTCTTTGTTGGTTGTTTTGTTTGCTCAGGCAGCTATTTTGTTGCGGGCAGTGCCTACGGCCGCATTCGCTCCATCAATGTCGTTTCGTCAACGTattcgccgccgtctctcggcTCCCCTGTCGCTCCACCGTCTTCACCGGCGCCGTCGTTCTATCCTCCCGGCACGGTCGTGACGTGTGGGGTCTCGAAGGCCTTCGGAGAAGGGGACTGTGGAGTTGACGACCGCATCTACATTTTGCCGCAGTTCCGGGCGTTTCGGCTGG from Besnoitia besnoiti strain Bb-Ger1 chromosome V, whole genome shotgun sequence encodes:
- a CDS encoding hypothetical protein (encoded by transcript BESB_058680), with amino-acid sequence MERLGSSVKKREGGRAGAAESAQSLRQGRERLEKRRGRMRPTSCPGPVLRAQQPPASAAGFSEGHPGGLPPCCASAERGENPLPSSTGLLPRRRCSAFPLSSFSADSATWLPPARAPLASPRPRAPARSRALCRERLACVPFPPSRPSTRCFVARRAEWRCAPRLLCLLALSLAVCPASSSPLTDRTRPSALLRSPSPSPSPSPSPSVAYDPPPFSLSSSSSVSSLFTSPPVCARTPSPPPVSWALDVAFSASQRPRSDSSSGSEDQFFSPSQLSRRQSFSCRSPIVGCLNDLPVPRIHPQGAWARLTSSTYSPAFVRSRGSSPQSFSSLLSLSSDGRWPVQHRHVGGAHGSPLSSPPCPIPFGCHFRMPSCHSAGVQVPSPPADAAASSLSSASSLSPRLGRASSELSSSGSLPRAACAPAAHSPRLALLPFSSVFFSRARLVSPSLCKPTSLVHALHRRARLLLHLRDQNELGDLARHSRARSLATLLGAALGAFVIWRGLHALSAFFGKQQRRQQMEEVSLYGHYEAPELTTDAAAALRQTSAAPTLGADQQDTETVFRELQTLADEERKAMKRAAPSGSAAPAALETGERKASVLAAPAKGRRVASAETETPQAEKTAKKAGKDAKGLAKKMSAARKKGAKP
- a CDS encoding elongation factor Tu GTP binding domain-containing protein (encoded by transcript BESB_058690), with product MHLGRPCLVAVALEILTLKNAPTVYFLFEGGLRAEGTRCVRASVFGGFLSSINAPQAPGASRRPAAELRDTPSPLHEKKEAGPRHREKEGRRRMAVSARLRVGFLQASSLSALPMPRRPLPAPPSARSARWALSPPFFASSRSARASSSGNAFYAPVQPSAAPGSSSRPPSPASTGRPPSPPHVSLASLFSLSAPRLAVRRLKPVGRKRMKETLLVGRKQKTKTVLLPPYVAPRELRVFFRVDYATCMRACGVRTPEPHRYLWRDESGDRQFECVNKSKVLVPFAAAAHACKLFQLHPVLVDPEPDWPSSFSFPAAPEAAASSAASSEAERTPVVVLLGHINHGKTTLLDRLSGTLVAPFEAGGITQNLTAVTVKVPGAGEHALAGGGTPPSVPAEPADGWRRLTFIDTPGHATFGAMRGRASACADLACVVVDLVEGRRVQTEEVLRLADEFDLPLVVAINKIDRFRAGADGAGLEASDEVKLLKLELRARCRKLREQGFLKRDFDREIVDAVCVSALYGDGIPDLVQRLLDVTRSFPVGPATRAPPPPSPGLPAASAASPSALRTLSSLSLSPGAAALHAKHKRRSDCLVEAEVPPSAIGIILEIGKSSDRGVLYTVLVKHGYFAVGSYFVAGSAYGRIRSINVVSSTYSPPSLGSPVAPPSSPAPSFYPPGTVVTCGVSKAFGEGDCGVDDRIYILPQFRAFRLAEYRRSLERLARMQISGEPMEIKQWEADHPTAQARLGTSRTGPKRQEPGGGQREDEPEGVLVRREVTRGRRAIEEFGVEGALGSKREGADWERTPTGEEESEAGNGGYLFRRVSVEEFHRPLGRQRGRGRAAAAARGSGAETGRGSVSPKAAQAVEGGASPDDWEVEVREGRRERAKRLAASLSEERLNDDAASNDQPRLLDEWALLKASPSHAAATDDEANNAAKRRTQDYDSIAMSTDPSPPLYIQTRGSESRPVPPRWGEDEPAPLEGSGASHAFGGDLLSPQGGEGARSGKAPEGTRGRKSAWRGRAAREQQGAEEEDAEEGANLHEFWGGHFERREDWYEAVKEKNEALMDRWRSRAKHRALEKRDQQRKERAMLVEAERVRRHAMKEPPLTDEEIREIMGEDEKFHDEGRFVDETETPGLPAKPKLRTKPSLIVPAKNAPVIPVILRTDVVGTFDVLLDEMEKIQAEFGMRIPVVHGGIGPVIPRDVVHAEVEKTYGYCPIYAFKVPVLPDAIKQALVTSIVIKRFDVFTDLLADIRERCANTQRLVDHNIYVRSLKTEPTKSGL